The Thermogemmatispora onikobensis nucleotide sequence GTCATCGTACAGCGACGCCCTTCAACGATCTCCATTCCTGGGGCATCGATCCTTCTAACTTCGTGCTCTATGGCAGTGTGGTGCTGGCTTATCTCGGCGCCGATGTCTCGATGATCCTTGGTGGCGAAATGGCCAGTGAGCGCATTGCCGCCCGTCATGTCTCCTGGGGCGCCTTCTTTGTGATTCTCAGCTATCTGGTGATCACCTTCGCCCTCCTGGTCGTCCTCGGTCCCGACGCCGCCAGTCAGGGGCCTTTCGCGGTGATCAACGTCATCGATCATGTCTTCGGCAAGTTCCTGGGCAACGTGGCCGCCGTCTGCGTGATCGCTTATTTCCCGATCTTCACCACCCTGTTGAACGTGGCGTTCGCCCGCTTGCTGATGGTGGCCAGCATCGACCGCTTTCTGCCGCTGGGGCTGAGCCGTTTGAATCGCAATCGTCAGCCTGCGAATGCCATCGTCTTCCAGACAGTGGTGGCCTGCCTGTGCGCCGCCTTGATCTTCCTGCTGCCTTATCTATTGCCTCTGGGACAGCCCACCGATTTGGCCACGGTGGTCTTTACGGTGACGCTCTCGGTGCTGACTCTGGTCTGGGCTTTTTCTTCAATCTTTATCTTTGTCGATCTGGCGATCTTCTATTTCCGCCAGCGCGAGCGCTTCCTGCGCCTGCTGGTGGTGCCACTTCCAGTGCTCTGGCTCTGCATTATCATCGCGCCCCTTGCCTGCTTAATGGCAATGATTGTAACATTATTGTACTCGCCGATCCCACAACAGATCAGCAATGGCCAATGGTGGTACATTGTAGGCGGCTTGACGGTGATTTGCCTGGTGCTATGCGGCATCGCCAGTATGTTCGCTATTAGCCAGGCCGCCTGGCAGGATCAGAGCTTCGAAGCGTGAATAGACTTTGCCTGCTTCCGCTCCAGGTGCCGGAGTGGTTGCCTCTCTCTCTTGCGCTGAGGGCCGGACGCCGTTCGAGACTCAACCCGGTCTGAATGGTTCCGCTGTGCCACACACCGGGCTGAGGTCTGCTCACCGCTCTCAGCTCTCTTGCGCCACGCTGCTGCCCCGTCCCGGTGGGGCCACAGCTGCTTTCGGGTCACGAGCAGCCTTTGTGTTGGCCGCTCGTTTACAGTTATTTCGTTGTTTGTAAAGGAGTGGATCGCCATGACGCTTAAGTCTAGCGCACCAACCGAAGAGCAGGGCAACCTGCGATCCGGGACAATCGGCTTGCCCGGCGTGCTCTTCCAGTCAATTACGACAATGGCGCCGGCTTCCGCTGTTTCTTTTAGCTTGAGCGCCGCGGTGCCTTTCGCCGGCACCGCTCTCCCTCTGGCGGTGACGATTACGCTGGTGGTCAGCGTGTT carries:
- a CDS encoding APC family permease codes for the protein MALEALQRLDQQKGDLPSQSYVPRTMPQALGMFDMMMIFMMIMLFINNPVSTIGSGPAAFTYWLLGAVVFFIPCAIGVAQLGVLYPHEGSTYIWTHRALGNFWGFFASLIFWMPGLLAMVASLSIGIAFIQGLNSSWLTQPWQQGLLCIALLIASTLLALQPMSTLRLVINVITLMTYAVVVLLGGAALIWLATGHRTATPFNDLHSWGIDPSNFVLYGSVVLAYLGADVSMILGGEMASERIAARHVSWGAFFVILSYLVITFALLVVLGPDAASQGPFAVINVIDHVFGKFLGNVAAVCVIAYFPIFTTLLNVAFARLLMVASIDRFLPLGLSRLNRNRQPANAIVFQTVVACLCAALIFLLPYLLPLGQPTDLATVVFTVTLSVLTLVWAFSSIFIFVDLAIFYFRQRERFLRLLVVPLPVLWLCIIIAPLACLMAMIVTLLYSPIPQQISNGQWWYIVGGLTVICLVLCGIASMFAISQAAWQDQSFEA